The following are from one region of the Hymenobacter sp. YIM 151858-1 genome:
- the rfbC gene encoding dTDP-4-dehydrorhamnose 3,5-epimerase, translated as MIFTETELPGAFIIDVERIADERGFFARSWCEDEFAAHGLSTPPLQANLSHNPRKGTLRGLHYQTAPFAETKLVRCTRGALYDVIVDLRPDSPAYGQWLGVELTAESYRMLYVPAGFAHGFLTLKDDTDISYQVSAKYAPNHEGGIRWNDPALGIEWPFAPVLVSARDQQHPDFNLIRTNKAVALSAE; from the coding sequence ATGATCTTCACCGAGACCGAGCTTCCCGGCGCCTTCATTATCGATGTGGAGCGTATAGCCGATGAGCGGGGCTTTTTTGCCCGCTCCTGGTGCGAAGACGAGTTTGCCGCGCACGGCCTGAGCACGCCGCCGCTGCAGGCCAACCTCTCGCACAATCCGCGCAAGGGCACCCTGCGGGGCCTGCACTACCAAACCGCGCCCTTTGCCGAAACCAAGCTGGTGCGTTGCACACGCGGCGCCCTGTACGACGTGATTGTGGATTTGCGCCCCGACTCGCCCGCCTACGGCCAGTGGCTGGGCGTGGAGCTGACCGCCGAATCGTACCGCATGCTGTACGTGCCGGCCGGTTTTGCCCACGGTTTCCTGACGCTCAAAGACGACACCGACATCAGCTACCAGGTTTCGGCCAAGTACGCGCCCAACCACGAAGGGGGCATCCGCTGGAACGACCCGGCTTTGGGCATCGAGTGGCCGTTTGCACCGGTGCTGGTGTCGGCCCGCGACCAGCAGCATCCCGATTTCAACCTCATCCGTACCAACAAGGCAGTAGCCCTAAGTGCCGAATAA
- a CDS encoding GNAT family N-acetyltransferase: MNFAYTVAAATAADVPALVQLINSAYRSEPAQAGWTGEGHLLSGPRTDDAALHELLQTPAATILTYHDAAHQLRGCVFVQPQQGTLYLGLLAVQPHAQAQGIGKQLLRAAEAHARQHACRSITITVLSARPELMAWYERHGFRASGETQPFPADARFGVPAQPLTLVEMLKVLP; encoded by the coding sequence ATGAACTTTGCATACACGGTAGCTGCGGCCACCGCGGCCGATGTGCCCGCCCTCGTACAGCTTATCAACAGTGCGTACCGCAGCGAGCCGGCCCAAGCCGGCTGGACGGGCGAAGGGCACCTGCTGAGCGGCCCGCGCACCGACGACGCGGCCCTGCACGAGCTGCTGCAAACGCCGGCCGCCACCATTCTTACGTACCACGACGCTGCCCACCAGCTGCGGGGGTGCGTGTTTGTGCAACCCCAGCAAGGCACGCTTTACCTGGGCTTGCTGGCGGTGCAGCCCCACGCCCAGGCCCAGGGCATCGGCAAACAGCTGCTGCGCGCGGCCGAAGCCCACGCTCGCCAGCACGCCTGCCGCAGCATCACGATTACGGTGCTCTCGGCACGGCCCGAGCTGATGGCGTGGTACGAGCGGCATGGCTTTCGGGCTTCCGGCGAAACGCAGCCCTTCCCGGCCGATGCGCGCTTCGGCGTGCCGGCCCAGCCCCTTACGCTGGTGGAGATGCTGAAAGTGCTGCCCTAG
- a CDS encoding WecB/TagA/CpsF family glycosyltransferase, with protein MLPRYPVLNTWISTGTPTAMVDTILKLGAARTSSYVCFANVHMVVEAYRQPSFSAIVNRAAVVAPDGSPVAAAVRWFGGPRQPRVAGMDTLPMLLAEAARRGQSVYFYGTTDKVLQAIEDRIRQDLPALRIAGMYSPPFRPLTPAEDEADVARINEANPDLVFVALGCPRQEQWMAQHQGRVKACMLGVGQAFLTYAGLERRLPEWARKLWLEWAYRLYLEPRRLWRRYLVTNSRFVWLVSKKAVQHLSGRPAEPAPW; from the coding sequence GTGCTACCACGCTACCCCGTCCTGAACACCTGGATTTCTACCGGTACGCCCACTGCCATGGTCGATACCATCCTGAAACTGGGTGCGGCCCGTACCTCTTCCTACGTGTGCTTCGCCAACGTGCACATGGTGGTGGAGGCCTACCGCCAACCATCGTTTAGCGCCATTGTAAACCGGGCCGCCGTGGTAGCCCCCGATGGCAGCCCTGTGGCCGCCGCCGTGCGCTGGTTTGGCGGGCCCCGCCAGCCCCGCGTGGCCGGCATGGATACCCTGCCCATGCTGCTGGCCGAAGCCGCCCGGCGCGGTCAGTCGGTGTACTTCTACGGCACCACCGATAAGGTGCTGCAGGCCATTGAAGACCGCATCCGGCAGGATTTGCCCGCGCTGCGCATTGCCGGCATGTACTCGCCGCCGTTCCGGCCGCTTACGCCGGCCGAAGACGAAGCCGACGTGGCCCGCATCAACGAGGCCAACCCCGATCTGGTATTCGTGGCCCTAGGTTGCCCGCGCCAGGAGCAGTGGATGGCCCAGCACCAAGGGCGCGTAAAAGCGTGCATGCTGGGGGTAGGGCAGGCGTTTCTGACCTACGCCGGCCTGGAGCGCCGCCTGCCCGAGTGGGCCCGCAAGCTGTGGCTGGAGTGGGCCTACCGCCTGTACCTCGAGCCCCGCCGCCTGTGGCGCCGCTACCTCGTTACCAACTCGCGCTTTGTGTGGCTGGTTTCCAAAAAGGCAGTACAACACCTGTCGGGGCGCCCGGCCGAGCCGGCACCGTGGTAA
- a CDS encoding DUF4910 domain-containing protein, which yields MHALLRELYPICRSITGDGVRQTLHVLARHLPPGLQVHEVASGTPVFDWTVPAEWNICDAYIADRQGRRVVDFREHNLHVVSYSTPVHRWVSRAELEEHLHSLPEQPELIPYRTSYYNPTWGFCLAHNQRQQLLDEEYEVCIDATLDAVGSLTYGQLVLPGESEEEVLFSCHICHPSLANDNLASLVVAAELAQWLAARPKRRYTYRFVFVPVTIGAIAWLHAHQHTAVPRIRHGLVLSLLGGPGNFTYKSSRQGHTTTDRAVAVALRDADLGPFGQRRFSPYGYDERQYCSPGFNLPVGCLTRTPFGEFPEYHTSADNPDFVKPRQLRESWRVLRRVCQVLEHDYAYQNLSPYGEPQLGKRGLYKHLGGGLDGQQWQMALLWVLNQSDGQHTLLDVAEQSGIGFRLLHKAARALRRVGLLAKA from the coding sequence ATGCACGCGCTGCTGCGCGAGCTGTACCCCATTTGCCGGAGCATTACCGGCGATGGGGTGCGCCAGACGTTGCACGTGCTGGCGCGGCACCTGCCGCCCGGCCTGCAGGTGCACGAGGTAGCCAGCGGCACCCCGGTGTTCGACTGGACGGTGCCCGCCGAGTGGAACATTTGCGATGCGTACATAGCCGACCGGCAGGGGAGGCGCGTGGTTGATTTTCGGGAGCACAACCTGCACGTGGTGAGCTACAGCACGCCAGTGCACCGCTGGGTAAGCCGCGCCGAGCTGGAGGAGCACCTGCACTCCTTGCCCGAGCAGCCCGAGCTGATACCCTACCGCACCAGCTACTACAACCCCACGTGGGGCTTTTGCCTGGCGCACAACCAGCGCCAGCAGCTGCTCGACGAGGAATACGAGGTGTGTATCGACGCGACGCTCGACGCCGTCGGCTCGCTTACCTACGGGCAGCTGGTGCTGCCCGGCGAATCGGAGGAAGAAGTGTTGTTTTCGTGCCACATCTGCCACCCCTCGCTTGCCAACGATAATCTGGCGAGCCTGGTAGTGGCCGCCGAGCTGGCGCAGTGGCTGGCCGCGCGGCCCAAGCGGCGCTACACCTACCGCTTTGTGTTTGTGCCCGTTACCATCGGGGCCATTGCCTGGCTGCACGCCCACCAGCACACGGCGGTACCGCGCATCCGGCACGGGTTGGTGTTGTCGCTCCTAGGTGGGCCGGGCAATTTCACCTACAAAAGCTCGCGGCAGGGGCACACCACCACCGACCGGGCCGTTGCCGTGGCCCTGCGCGATGCCGACCTAGGGCCTTTCGGGCAGCGTCGGTTTTCGCCCTACGGCTACGACGAGCGGCAGTACTGCTCGCCGGGCTTCAACCTGCCGGTGGGTTGCCTCACGCGCACCCCGTTCGGCGAGTTTCCGGAGTACCATACCTCGGCCGACAACCCCGATTTCGTGAAGCCCCGCCAGCTGCGCGAGTCGTGGCGGGTGCTGCGCCGGGTGTGCCAGGTGCTCGAACACGATTACGCCTACCAAAACCTCAGCCCCTACGGCGAGCCGCAGCTGGGCAAGCGCGGCCTGTACAAGCACCTGGGCGGCGGGCTCGATGGCCAGCAATGGCAAATGGCCCTGCTCTGGGTGCTCAACCAATCCGACGGGCAGCACACCTTGCTCGATGTGGCCGAGCAGTCGGGTATCGGGTTTCGGCTGTTGCACAAGGCCGCCCGGGCCTTGCGCCGGGTCGGGCTGCTGGCCAAAGCCTAA
- the rfbF gene encoding glucose-1-phosphate cytidylyltransferase, protein MKAVILAGGYGTRISEESGVRPKPMVEVGGRPILWHIMKIYAHHGITDFVVCCGYKGHMIKQYFADYFLHNADITFRVDRNEMQVHRHNAEPWTVTLVDTGQETMTGGRLRRVREYLGNETFCMTYGDGVGNIDIREAVRFHREQGATATLTAVRQPGRFGVFNLSENSGRIDAFTEKPEGAETPWINGGFFVLEPGVFDYIEADNTVWEKGPLERLAAEGKLAAFRHTGFWQPMDTLRDKNLLEDMWQRGAAAWKVWGDEPTKVADPVMEEILSAPVQAPIGERIAVPTILPID, encoded by the coding sequence ATGAAAGCAGTTATCCTGGCGGGGGGCTACGGCACCCGCATCAGCGAGGAAAGCGGCGTACGACCCAAACCGATGGTCGAGGTAGGCGGCCGGCCTATTCTGTGGCACATCATGAAAATTTACGCCCACCACGGCATCACCGATTTTGTGGTGTGCTGCGGCTATAAAGGGCACATGATCAAGCAGTACTTTGCGGATTATTTCCTGCACAACGCCGACATCACGTTCCGCGTCGACCGCAACGAAATGCAGGTGCACCGCCACAACGCCGAGCCCTGGACGGTAACGCTGGTTGACACCGGCCAGGAAACCATGACGGGTGGCCGCCTGCGCCGGGTGCGCGAGTACCTAGGCAACGAAACGTTTTGCATGACCTACGGCGACGGCGTGGGCAACATTGATATTCGGGAGGCCGTGCGCTTCCACCGCGAGCAGGGAGCCACGGCTACCCTCACGGCGGTGCGCCAGCCGGGCCGTTTCGGGGTGTTTAACCTCAGCGAAAACTCGGGCCGCATCGATGCTTTCACCGAAAAGCCCGAAGGTGCCGAAACGCCCTGGATCAACGGCGGCTTCTTTGTGCTGGAGCCAGGCGTGTTCGACTACATCGAGGCCGACAACACCGTGTGGGAAAAAGGCCCGCTCGAGCGGCTTGCCGCCGAAGGCAAGCTGGCCGCGTTCCGCCACACCGGCTTCTGGCAGCCCATGGATACCCTCCGCGACAAAAACCTGCTCGAGGATATGTGGCAGCGCGGCGCGGCGGCCTGGAAGGTGTGGGGCGACGAGCCCACCAAGGTGGCCGACCCGGTGATGGAAGAAATTCTGTCGGCGCCGGTGCAGGCGCCTATCGGCGAGCGTATTGCCGTGCCCACCATTCTGCCTATCGACTAA
- a CDS encoding sensor histidine kinase translates to MRLRQKLVLLSTLSKVLMTAVLLLLLPWLVRTLALRHTDDALRRELQRVQHRIRTLGVTEFLPRALSDGHVHYDLLQDEYIELRPAPPAATAAPDTIATLLRRQDGELVDFRVLRHRLVHQGQAYVLEIGKSMESVEDVYGLLRSLAGYALLFAVLSTLLLELGVIGYLLRPVDQIVRRLRAVRGPAAPNLPPLRTTTSDFRYLDATIQEMLHTIQRVFEQEREFIANASHELLTPVSILQNRFENMLQAENLPLSAELQIVSSQKTLQRLTATLRTLLLISRVENGQYPRAGHVPVAELLGEALEELEDRLLDRDITVACELSGAPAIPNANRSLLFTLFYNLLSNAAKYNHRGGRIGIAGEPTADEGYVLRIHNTGPAIPADQLPHVFERFRRADSANSPEGSGLGLALASTIAGFHDINLQMTSGEEGTTVYLRWRQVP, encoded by the coding sequence GTGAGGCTGCGCCAGAAACTGGTTTTGCTCAGCACGCTCTCGAAGGTGCTGATGACGGCCGTGCTGCTGCTGCTGCTGCCCTGGCTGGTGCGTACGCTGGCCCTGCGCCACACCGACGACGCCCTGCGCCGCGAGCTGCAACGGGTGCAGCACCGCATCCGCACGCTGGGCGTAACGGAGTTTTTGCCGCGGGCCCTCTCGGATGGGCACGTGCACTACGACCTGCTGCAGGACGAATACATTGAGCTGCGGCCCGCTCCGCCGGCTGCTACCGCCGCCCCCGATACCATAGCCACGCTGCTGCGCCGGCAGGACGGCGAGCTGGTTGATTTTAGGGTGCTGCGCCACCGGCTGGTGCACCAGGGCCAGGCCTACGTGCTCGAAATCGGGAAAAGCATGGAGTCGGTGGAGGATGTGTACGGGCTGCTGCGCTCGTTGGCGGGCTACGCGTTGCTGTTTGCGGTGCTGAGTACGCTGCTGCTGGAGCTGGGCGTAATCGGCTATTTGCTGCGGCCCGTCGATCAGATCGTGCGGCGGCTGCGGGCGGTGCGCGGCCCGGCGGCGCCCAACCTGCCGCCGCTGCGCACCACCACCTCGGATTTCCGCTACCTCGATGCCACCATTCAGGAGATGCTGCACACCATACAGCGGGTGTTCGAGCAGGAGCGGGAGTTTATCGCCAATGCCTCGCACGAGCTGCTCACGCCGGTTTCGATTCTGCAAAACCGCTTCGAGAACATGCTGCAGGCCGAAAACCTGCCGCTCTCGGCCGAGCTGCAAATTGTGTCGTCGCAGAAAACCCTGCAGCGACTTACGGCCACCTTGCGCACCCTGCTGCTGATTTCGCGGGTGGAAAACGGCCAGTACCCGCGCGCCGGGCACGTGCCGGTGGCCGAGTTGCTGGGCGAGGCCCTGGAGGAGCTGGAAGACCGCCTGCTCGACCGCGACATTACCGTGGCGTGCGAGCTAAGCGGCGCCCCCGCTATACCCAATGCCAACCGCTCGTTGCTGTTTACGCTGTTCTACAACCTGCTCAGCAACGCCGCCAAGTACAACCACCGGGGCGGGCGCATCGGCATTGCGGGCGAGCCTACTGCCGACGAAGGGTATGTACTGCGCATTCACAACACCGGCCCCGCCATTCCGGCCGATCAGCTGCCGCACGTGTTCGAGCGTTTCCGCCGCGCCGATTCGGCCAACAGCCCCGAGGGCAGCGGCCTGGGTTTGGCGTTGGCAAGCACCATCGCCGGCTTTCACGACATTAACCTGCAGATGACCTCGGGCGAGGAAGGCACCACCGTGTACCTGCGTTGGCGGCAGGTGCCCTAA
- a CDS encoding undecaprenyl-phosphate glucose phosphotransferase, translating into MERYRHYTDASRLILPITDVLLIFGAFRCAGYITSGTWDFEGIYPAVFVVFALLWWILSGQYANVYRVDKLITYPEKLMYVVRTFLLHAVLLLTGAVLMKQYWVPARFLFAAYSLSLVAVVTGRFVLTFGYRQYLRHVARPVSRYVIVGAGESGQSLYRFLASHDPIANEFAGFFADEPVPGGLRNLVRGGVADLTTFCQQNRIDEIYFALPLDRRDLIEELSQFADKHFLSFRIVPDFRGTVRKDVNVYFYDHMPILTIRHEPLGIRTNQLLKRIFDIAFSLAVILLVFPIIMPVLALLIKLDSRGPIFFKQMRPGKHNQLFPCYKLRTMSASHGRTELQATKNDPRVTRVGAYLRKYNLDELPQFFNVLLGHMSVVGPRPNMVSQLEEYSKHITQYQMRHAVTPGITGYAQVNGYRGETREEGTMEKRVEYDLKYVENWSFGLDMKIIGQTVWNMVRGEKNAY; encoded by the coding sequence ATGGAACGGTACCGCCACTACACCGATGCCTCACGTCTGATCCTGCCCATTACCGATGTATTGCTCATTTTCGGCGCCTTCCGCTGCGCCGGATACATCACCTCGGGCACCTGGGATTTTGAGGGTATTTACCCGGCCGTATTCGTAGTATTTGCCTTGCTCTGGTGGATACTCTCCGGGCAGTATGCCAACGTCTACCGCGTCGATAAGCTCATCACGTACCCCGAGAAGCTGATGTACGTGGTGCGCACCTTTCTGCTGCACGCCGTGCTGCTGCTTACGGGCGCCGTGCTCATGAAGCAGTACTGGGTGCCCGCCCGCTTCTTGTTCGCGGCCTACAGCTTGTCGCTGGTGGCGGTGGTAACGGGGCGCTTTGTTCTCACTTTCGGGTACCGGCAGTACCTGCGGCACGTGGCGCGCCCGGTTAGCCGCTACGTGATTGTGGGCGCCGGCGAAAGCGGCCAAAGCCTCTACCGCTTCCTGGCCTCGCACGACCCGATTGCCAACGAGTTTGCCGGCTTTTTTGCCGACGAGCCGGTACCCGGCGGCCTGCGCAACCTCGTGCGCGGTGGCGTGGCCGATCTGACAACCTTTTGCCAGCAAAACCGCATCGACGAAATCTACTTCGCCCTGCCCCTCGACCGCCGCGACCTGATCGAGGAGCTCTCCCAGTTTGCCGATAAGCACTTCCTCTCGTTCCGCATCGTGCCCGATTTCCGCGGTACCGTGCGCAAGGATGTGAACGTGTACTTCTACGACCACATGCCCATCCTTACCATCCGGCACGAGCCGCTGGGCATTCGTACCAACCAACTGCTGAAGCGCATTTTCGACATTGCCTTCTCGCTGGCCGTTATTCTGCTGGTGTTCCCGATCATCATGCCCGTGCTGGCGCTGCTGATCAAGCTCGATTCGCGGGGGCCAATTTTCTTCAAGCAGATGCGCCCGGGCAAGCACAACCAGCTGTTTCCGTGCTATAAGCTGCGCACCATGAGCGCCAGCCACGGCCGCACCGAGCTGCAGGCCACCAAAAACGATCCGCGCGTAACCCGCGTGGGGGCTTACCTGCGCAAGTACAACCTCGATGAGCTGCCGCAATTCTTCAATGTGCTGCTGGGGCATATGTCGGTGGTAGGCCCGCGCCCGAACATGGTGTCGCAGCTCGAGGAGTACTCCAAGCACATTACCCAGTACCAGATGCGCCACGCCGTAACGCCCGGCATCACGGGCTACGCCCAGGTGAACGGCTACCGCGGCGAAACCCGCGAAGAAGGTACCATGGAAAAACGCGTGGAGTACGACCTGAAATACGTGGAAAACTGGTCGTTTGGGCTCGATATGAAGATTATCGGCCAAACGGTTTGGAACATGGTGCGGGGCGAGAAAAACGCTTACTAA
- a CDS encoding class I SAM-dependent methyltransferase: MNCRHCETELHHVFADLGHCPPSNSMLNAQQLEEPELFYPLKTYVCHNCFLVQIGEVKKAVEIFGAEYTYFSSYSTSWLNHAKRYVDMMMTRFGYNQDSLVIEAASNDGYLLQYFREYGVPVLGIDPTANTARIAAGKGIRTLVDFFTTKLARELASSEQKADLIIGNNVLAHVPDINDFVGGMQVALKPGGVVTMEFPHLLNLVEKCQFDTIYHEHYSYLSLSTVNRIFASQGLTVFDVEELPTHGGSLRVFARHTADTTKPVTEAVRALLAREREAGMLTLEYYQDFQPRIDTVRTDFLEFLLEQKRQGKRVAGYGAAAKGNTLFNYCGLQGTGLIEFVADASPYKQDKYLPGSHIPVLAPEMIREEKPDYVVILPWNLREEIAEHLDFINEWGGQFVVAIPQLEVFSYAPSTTRVAQV; this comes from the coding sequence ATGAACTGCCGTCACTGTGAAACAGAACTACACCACGTATTCGCTGACCTAGGCCATTGCCCACCCTCCAACTCGATGCTGAATGCGCAGCAGTTGGAGGAGCCCGAGCTGTTTTACCCGCTCAAAACCTACGTCTGCCACAATTGCTTTCTGGTGCAAATCGGGGAGGTGAAAAAGGCCGTTGAGATTTTCGGCGCCGAGTACACCTACTTCTCCTCGTACTCCACCAGCTGGCTAAACCACGCCAAGCGCTACGTGGACATGATGATGACGCGCTTCGGCTACAACCAGGATTCGCTGGTTATCGAGGCGGCCTCCAACGACGGCTACCTGCTGCAGTATTTCCGCGAGTACGGCGTGCCGGTGCTGGGCATCGACCCCACGGCCAACACCGCGCGCATTGCCGCCGGCAAGGGCATCCGCACGCTGGTCGATTTCTTCACCACCAAGCTGGCCCGCGAGCTGGCCAGCTCCGAGCAGAAAGCCGACCTGATCATCGGCAACAACGTGCTGGCCCACGTGCCCGACATCAACGACTTTGTGGGCGGCATGCAAGTAGCCCTGAAGCCCGGCGGCGTGGTGACGATGGAGTTTCCGCACTTGCTGAACCTGGTGGAGAAGTGCCAGTTCGATACCATTTACCACGAGCACTACAGCTACCTGTCGCTGAGCACCGTAAACCGCATTTTTGCCTCGCAGGGCCTCACGGTGTTCGATGTGGAGGAGCTGCCCACGCACGGCGGTTCGCTGCGCGTGTTTGCCCGCCACACCGCCGATACCACCAAGCCCGTAACCGAAGCCGTGCGCGCTTTGCTTGCCCGCGAGCGGGAAGCCGGCATGCTCACGCTGGAGTACTACCAGGATTTTCAGCCCCGCATCGATACGGTGCGCACCGATTTCCTGGAGTTTTTGCTGGAGCAGAAGCGCCAAGGCAAGCGCGTGGCCGGCTACGGCGCGGCCGCCAAAGGCAACACGCTGTTCAACTACTGCGGCCTGCAGGGCACCGGGCTCATCGAGTTCGTGGCCGATGCCTCGCCCTACAAGCAGGATAAATACCTGCCCGGCAGCCACATACCGGTGCTGGCGCCCGAAATGATTCGGGAAGAAAAGCCCGATTACGTGGTGATTCTGCCCTGGAACCTGCGCGAAGAAATTGCCGAGCACCTCGATTTCATCAACGAGTGGGGCGGGCAGTTTGTGGTGGCCATTCCCCAGCTCGAGGTATTTAGCTATGCACCCAGCACTACCCGCGTTGCACAAGTCTGA
- a CDS encoding response regulator transcription factor, whose product MNVLIIEDDRALARELGLYLHNERYHCDFARTGREASEKLFVNEYDFVLLDLGLPDQDGLLLLAEARKERNQHASILILSARGTVDDRIKGLDLGADDYLPKPFSLLELVSRMQAITRRKHGVKQDVVELGPFRLNVSDRTLRHGEQLVIITKKEFDLLHYLLLHRQKVLTRLQLSEHIWGSMISDADERDSNFIDVHVKNLRKKLAAYDPGDWIETVRGVGYRIKSNPAA is encoded by the coding sequence ATGAACGTGTTGATCATTGAAGACGACCGGGCCCTGGCGCGCGAGCTGGGCCTGTACCTGCACAACGAGCGGTACCACTGCGACTTTGCCCGCACCGGGCGCGAGGCCTCCGAAAAGCTGTTCGTGAACGAGTACGACTTTGTGCTGCTCGACCTAGGGCTGCCCGACCAGGACGGGTTGCTGCTGCTGGCCGAAGCGCGCAAGGAGCGCAACCAACACGCCTCCATCCTGATTTTGAGCGCCCGCGGCACCGTCGATGACCGCATCAAGGGCCTCGACCTAGGGGCCGACGATTACCTGCCCAAGCCGTTTTCGTTGCTGGAGCTGGTGTCGCGGATGCAGGCCATTACCCGCCGCAAGCACGGCGTGAAGCAGGACGTGGTGGAGCTGGGGCCTTTCCGGCTGAACGTGAGCGACCGAACCCTGCGCCACGGCGAGCAGCTGGTAATCATCACCAAAAAAGAATTCGACCTGCTGCACTACCTGCTGCTGCACCGGCAAAAGGTGCTGACGCGCCTGCAGCTCAGCGAGCATATCTGGGGCAGCATGATCAGCGACGCCGACGAGCGCGACTCCAACTTCATCGACGTGCACGTGAAGAACCTGCGCAAGAAGCTGGCCGCCTATGACCCCGGCGACTGGATTGAAACCGTGCGCGGGGTGGGGTACCGCATCAAGAGCAACCCGGCCGCGTGA